From Streptomyces qinzhouensis, one genomic window encodes:
- a CDS encoding serine/threonine-protein kinase: MAESTLIQGRYRLQEVIGRGGMGEVWRAVDESLGRSVAVKCLKPVGLHHDASFSTVLRERFRREARVAAALQHRGVTVVHDFGEYEGVLFLVMELLDGRNLSQLLEENAHEPLPVDDVVEIAVQVADALAYTHERGIVHRDLKPANIVRLTDGTVKICDFGIARLGENIGTSSRLTGTGIAMGTPHYMSPEQIGGGHVDHRSDLYSLGCVLYEIATGVPPFDDEDAWAVLVGHRDTVPQPLRVHRPEIPEHVQQTVLDLLAKTPDGRPADARDLRLRMTGPQGLPMAPARAAALPVAPAPLPVWGRRMTGGHRATATALRPVLPDHTAGLTGEWTTGTAVRPALVRQPVRRERPTPSPEALAVLAGRHSAGLSLGRLGRWEEAGEVHRAVAAEREHALGPDHPDTLASRYEVAFTLSRTGRAEDALEGFRRVADGRERALGADHPDTLAARQETAYVLGRLGRHLEAHDRYTEVLTARERIMGPDHPDTLRCRHNLAFNLSRLGRLEDSFRMVCDVAEVRARVLGADHPDTLVTRYEVAYALGQLGRWTEALTTYREVAAARTRSLGGDHPDTLAARYEVGISLGRLGRAAEALDLYTDLIADRTRLSGPDDPETLRARHGLGVNLGRTGRWPEALDQAHDISTRRSRALGPDHPDTLVSRREVAVALGWLGRWSEALTIYTSVATTRDRVQGPDHPDALAARNDEAHCLEQLGRHDEAVELYRRVASLRDRRSH; encoded by the coding sequence ATGGCGGAATCCACGCTGATTCAGGGCCGGTACCGGTTGCAGGAGGTGATCGGGCGCGGCGGCATGGGCGAGGTGTGGCGGGCCGTGGACGAGTCCCTGGGACGCAGCGTCGCGGTCAAATGCCTCAAACCCGTGGGCCTTCACCACGATGCCTCCTTCTCCACCGTCCTGCGCGAACGCTTCCGCCGCGAGGCGCGGGTCGCCGCCGCGCTGCAGCACCGCGGAGTGACCGTCGTCCATGACTTCGGCGAGTACGAAGGTGTGCTGTTCCTGGTCATGGAGCTGCTCGACGGACGCAACCTCAGCCAGCTGCTGGAGGAGAACGCCCACGAGCCGCTACCCGTCGACGATGTCGTCGAGATCGCCGTCCAGGTCGCCGACGCCCTCGCGTACACCCATGAACGCGGCATCGTGCACCGCGATCTCAAACCCGCCAACATCGTCCGCCTCACCGACGGTACGGTGAAGATCTGCGATTTCGGCATAGCGCGCCTCGGCGAGAACATCGGCACCTCGTCCCGGCTGACCGGCACCGGCATCGCCATGGGCACCCCCCACTACATGTCGCCCGAACAGATCGGCGGCGGCCATGTCGACCACCGCAGCGATCTGTACTCCCTGGGCTGTGTCCTGTACGAGATCGCCACCGGTGTCCCGCCGTTCGACGACGAGGACGCCTGGGCGGTCCTCGTCGGGCACCGCGACACCGTTCCGCAGCCGCTCCGGGTCCACCGGCCCGAGATCCCCGAACACGTTCAGCAGACCGTGCTCGACCTGCTCGCCAAGACCCCCGACGGCCGCCCCGCCGACGCCCGCGACCTGCGCCTCCGGATGACGGGTCCCCAGGGTCTGCCGATGGCTCCGGCCCGGGCCGCGGCCCTGCCCGTCGCGCCGGCGCCGCTGCCCGTCTGGGGCCGGCGGATGACCGGCGGCCACCGTGCCACGGCCACCGCGCTCCGGCCCGTCCTGCCCGACCACACCGCCGGGCTGACCGGCGAATGGACCACCGGCACCGCCGTGCGTCCCGCGCTCGTCCGGCAGCCGGTACGGCGCGAGCGCCCGACCCCGTCGCCGGAGGCACTGGCCGTCCTCGCCGGCCGCCACAGCGCCGGGCTCAGCCTCGGCCGCCTCGGGCGCTGGGAGGAGGCGGGCGAGGTCCATCGCGCGGTCGCCGCCGAACGCGAACACGCCCTGGGCCCCGACCACCCCGACACCCTCGCCAGCCGCTACGAGGTCGCCTTCACCCTCAGCCGCACCGGCCGCGCCGAGGACGCGCTCGAAGGCTTCCGCCGGGTCGCCGACGGCCGCGAGCGCGCCCTGGGCGCGGACCACCCCGACACCCTGGCCGCCCGCCAGGAGACGGCCTACGTCCTCGGCCGGCTCGGCCGCCATCTGGAGGCCCACGACCGCTACACGGAGGTGCTCACCGCCCGGGAACGCATCATGGGCCCGGACCACCCCGACACCCTGCGCTGCCGCCACAACCTCGCGTTCAACCTGAGCAGGCTCGGCCGGCTCGAGGACTCCTTCCGCATGGTCTGCGACGTCGCCGAGGTCCGCGCCCGGGTCCTGGGCGCCGACCATCCGGACACGCTCGTCACCCGGTACGAGGTGGCCTACGCCCTCGGCCAGTTGGGCCGCTGGACCGAGGCCCTGACCACCTACCGCGAGGTCGCCGCCGCCCGCACCCGCTCACTCGGCGGGGACCACCCCGACACCCTGGCCGCCCGCTACGAGGTCGGGATCAGCCTGGGCCGCCTCGGCCGTGCCGCCGAGGCGCTCGACCTCTACACGGACCTGATCGCCGACCGCACCCGCCTGTCGGGCCCCGACGACCCCGAGACGCTCCGCGCCCGCCACGGCCTCGGCGTCAACCTCGGCCGTACGGGCCGCTGGCCGGAGGCCCTCGACCAGGCCCACGACATCAGCACCCGCCGCAGCCGGGCCCTGGGCCCTGACCACCCCGACACTCTGGTGAGCCGTCGTGAAGTCGCCGTCGCCCTGGGCTGGCTCGGCCGCTGGTCCGAAGCGCTGACGATCTACACATCGGTGGCCACCACCCGCGACCGCGTCCAGGGCCCGGACCACCCGGACGCCCTGGCCGCCCGCAACGACGAGGCCCACTGCCTGGAACAGCTGGGCCGGCACGACGAGGCCGTGGAGCTGTACCGGAGGGTGGCGTCCCTGAGAGACCGCC